A stretch of DNA from Candidatus Bathyarchaeota archaeon:
ACCACTGATTCGCAATCCCAATAACTTGTTTGCCACAACCCTCAGATTGGTTATCGGATGCTGAACAATGAGTGCCCCCGTCTCCTTAAGAGCCACTATTCCAACCTTGTCTCTATACCGATACGCATCCCCATGCAGCTTCAGCATAGCTTCCTTTACTTCTTCTATGCTGAAAATCATTGACCCACTGAGGTCCATGACGAAAACAATGTTCATTGGGGCCTTATAGAGCCTCAATTTCTCGCGAATATCTTCCACACATATCTTCAATGCTGTTCCGAGAGGCTTCTCTCTGTTCTTCTGTCTCCGGGCTGCGGCTCTTATGGTTGCTGGCAGGTGAATATCTCTCGGTCTGCCGTGTGGAAATCTCCATCCGCGTGGGCGACCTCGATGAAGAGTTGTTATCGTTTCCGCCCTTTTTCCCGCAGAGCTACTCATCTTTCTGGATGGTTTTTTCATCTTGAAGAAGAGTTTGAAGGGTGCGAGGAGACTTACCTTAATCTTGGTGAGTAAAGGAAGCCCCATGGTCAAATGGAGCGGCTTCAGGGCTGAACTAACTGTGGGAATCGCTTTCACCTCACCTTCAGGTTCTGGCTCTTTAAAGGTCTCCCCTCTTAGCTTATCCGATCCTTTAGTGACGCCTTCTGTAACAGGCGCATCTTTCGGACCCCTTTTCAACCTTTTTCCAAATCCAAAAACTGGACTGAGTCTACTTAAGAACGCAAACATCCTTCCGCGAAGCTTGCTGATCGTCTTTTCCACGGCTGCTTCTTCTTTTTCACTTGCCTCCTTTTTGGCCCAGATCATGGTCCGTCCCTTTGGTTTCTTCAGCTTTATTTCCTGTGGAGTTTCAGATGACTCGGTTTCCTCCAGATATTTGACCTCTTTAACCCTTGCCATGAAAGTCTTCGATATCTCCTCGATGGTAGCTGGTTCTAGGAACCCGCCTTCCCTGGTTCTGTGACTTAGGGCCAGTTCCGACCCTACTAGAACATCATTCAGAGTGACTTTCGTTCGGTTCTCGAATGCTGTGAGTGCAGAGGCAGCCTTGCTGATTACGATGTCTGGTCTCATCCCGTCAACTTTTAGGTCTAAACAGGTTTTGCATATAGCCTCAAGAAGTTTTTCTGGCATCTCAACTTTCGGGAGAACATCCTTGGCTCGTATTATCCTCCTTTTTAATTCTCCTTGAGTTGCTCGGTATTTTTCGCGAAATCTTTTCGGATTTTCCTCAAACTCTATGTTTCTCTTTACAACTTCCATCCTATCTTTGACTGAGGAGATTCTTTCTACGCCTACGGATAGTGGAAAACGGTCGAGGAGTTGAGGTCGAAGCTCGCCTTCTTCTGGGTTCATTGTTCCGATGAATATGAAGCGTGAAGGGTGGCTTACGGATATTCCTTCTCTTTCGACGGCGTTCCAGCCTGTTGCTGCGGCGTCTAGCAGGTCGTCTGCTATGTGGTCTGGCAGTAGATTTATTTCGTCGACGTAAAGGATGTTTTGATTTGCTTCTGCGAGGATGCCGGGTTCTAGGGCTTCTACTCCTAGTTTGATGACTTTTTCAACGTCTAGGCTTCCTACAACTCTGTCTTCGGTGGCTCCGAGTGGTAGGTTAACAACGGTCATATCTTTTTCTTCGATTGGCAAATTCTGTTTTTTGTGGTAATGTTTGCTACATTTCTGGCACATGTTAGATGGGTCGTATGGATTGCAGTTGAACGGGCAGTTTTTGATTGTTTTTATTTTTGGTAGGATGTCGATTAGTGCTCGTACAACTGTTGTTTTTCCTGAACCTTTGGGTCCTTGGATTAATAGTCCTCCGATTTTTGGGTTGATGGCGTTGATGATTATGGCTAGTTTTAGTTTGTCTAATGCGACGATGGCTGAGAAGGGAAACACTATTCTCCGCTGCACGTAGCAAGGCCCCACTATTAGGTTAACATAGGATAATATATGAATCTAATGCTTGTCTGTTTTTTGTTTGGAGGTTTTTTGTGAATTGTTTACTCTAGCTTATGTGAGTGTGTTTGTCACGTTATTTGTGTTATTCTCTCTCTTATGAGACCCCCTATAGAGGGGGGTCGCGGCTTATGTCAGAGTTGTTTTGGATTGGCCTTCTTCTTTCTTCTTCCGTGTAGTTCATTCAGGATAGTTTTCTGGTAGAATTTTGGAGGTAACATAATCCTTGACAACTTCATTTGAGTGTGTGGGTTGGAAGCGTAGAGTGAGAGGAAATTACGCTTGCCACTTGTTATGTTGCAGTGGTTCTTTGCCCACACCGAGGTAGTGTAGAAGATACTTCTATAAAAATCTTCTAGCATATCAATGCTGGATATCCTTTCATATTCTTTCACGTGTCTACACACGATTCATCCTAATAGTGAACAGAGAAAAGAGAGAATTTCAGCGTCTATACATGAGTAATTGCATCAGTTTGCTTAGGCTGTTGATTTCTATCGTGTCGGTTCCAATCACTAATCGTGAAAGCTTGGGATCTGCTTCTAGACCTAATGTAAGGAGAGCGGTGCCTTTGTAAGATACTATTACTGTGAGTCCGTTTTTCTTTAATTGTTTAGCCAGACTTTTAAGCTGTGGAAGTCTTCCTAGGAGACTTTTTTCTTCCGATTCAACCTTTGTTTCCAGTATACTCTTTAGCAGTTTTTTG
This window harbors:
- a CDS encoding VWA domain-containing protein is translated as MQRRIVFPFSAIVALDKLKLAIIINAINPKIGGLLIQGPKGSGKTTVVRALIDILPKIKTIKNCPFNCNPYDPSNMCQKCSKHYHKKQNLPIEEKDMTVVNLPLGATEDRVVGSLDVEKVIKLGVEALEPGILAEANQNILYVDEINLLPDHIADDLLDAAATGWNAVEREGISVSHPSRFIFIGTMNPEEGELRPQLLDRFPLSVGVERISSVKDRMEVVKRNIEFEENPKRFREKYRATQGELKRRIIRAKDVLPKVEMPEKLLEAICKTCLDLKVDGMRPDIVISKAASALTAFENRTKVTLNDVLVGSELALSHRTREGGFLEPATIEEISKTFMARVKEVKYLEETESSETPQEIKLKKPKGRTMIWAKKEASEKEEAAVEKTISKLRGRMFAFLSRLSPVFGFGKRLKRGPKDAPVTEGVTKGSDKLRGETFKEPEPEGEVKAIPTVSSALKPLHLTMGLPLLTKIKVSLLAPFKLFFKMKKPSRKMSSSAGKRAETITTLHRGRPRGWRFPHGRPRDIHLPATIRAAARRQKNREKPLGTALKICVEDIREKLRLYKAPMNIVFVMDLSGSMIFSIEEVKEAMLKLHGDAYRYRDKVGIVALKETGALIVQHPITNLRVVANKLLGLRISGHTPLAAGMLKALEVLKEAKRRDRSAIPVMVIITDGSANVPLKRSLETGEIREFDMVRIALREFEDMAVRDVMSVSRMIRKQGIYAVIVNTNPHMYGRETYGLAVTRHIASVTSGSHHEVGRLAHGEELVERIFDGLLKDQRLIAHEASTSPKSQ